The genomic DNA AATTTTACAATCAGAGAGCGCGGCACAAGACCTGACCCCATTACCTCTTGGAACCCGATCTCGCTGTGCGTGGGGAATGCCATGGTTGGCATGGCCGATCAGTGTGACTCGAATGACGGAGCCAGCGCCTCCACCAGAAAATCAATAAACGCCCGAGTCTTGGCCGGCATATATTCCCGCTTGGGGAAGACGGCATACATTGAACCAGCGGTCGTCGCCAATGCAGGGAAAAGTCTGGTCAGGCTCCCTGTCTCCACTTCCTTCTCCACATAGAAGCTCGGCATACGTGCGATTCCCCCACCGCCCAGCACAATTTCCTTAACGGCCAGGCTGTTGTTGGCCACGATATCCCCGGCCAGCGTCACCACCTCCGAATTTCCATGGGGGTCGGTGAACGACCATTCCAGCGCAGAGTTCTGCAGACGAAAACTGGCAATACGATGCTGAGTCAGATCCTGCGGCACAACAGGCGAGCCATTCGCCTTCAGGTACGCTGGTGACGCCACGATCAAATGCTGAAAGTGCCCAAGCCAACGAGCGGCCAGTGAGGAATCATCCAGCTCGCCGACACGGATAGACACATCGAACCCCGGGTCGATCATATCCACCTTGCGGTCATCAAAATTGAGCTCCACCTGCACCAGCGGAAACGCGGCCATGAACCGGGGGATCAACGGAGCCACGTGAAGAATGCCGAATGACATGGGCAGATTCACATACAGCCGCCCACGGGGCTCACGATTCAGTGAGCGCACCTCATCCACCGCCGCTTCGATGCTGCCCAGGCTGCTGCTGCACGCCTGATAAAACTGCTCGCCGGCCTCGGTGAGACTCAGCCGCCGGGTGGTGCGATTCAGTAACCGGACCCCCAGTTGATCCTCCAGCTGACTGAGCCGCTTGCTGATCACCGAACGGGATGCCTCCAGCTCTTCCGCGGCCCGGGTGAAGCTGCCCGCCTGCACCACCGCCACAAAATTGCGGATCTCTTCCAGCATGCCCGTTCTCCCGATGATCAGGCCGACGCCCGATTAGTCCATTTAAGGAAACAATCATATTCCGAAAGGCATGATTATCAACAATCTCACTTCGAATAGCCTGTCATCACTGCCCACAACACAGGCCTGAGACCATGCACCAAACCCGCCACGACCTCACCCGCACCCTGTGCGCCCTGCTCCTTGTTGCCACCGCCCTGCCGGCTACGGCCGAGCAACGCCAGCCCGGCACCAGCCCCTGGGGGCCCGATGACGAAATCGGTCGCCTTAACCTGATGACGGACCAATCTCGAGCTCAGATCCTGTCGCGCATCCACGGCGGCAAAAGCTATGACCTGTCGGTGGAGTTCTTCATCGGCATGCCCAGCTGGCAGGCCGCCGGGGATCCCCATTACCGCATCTGGATGACCCACACGCCCCACGGCACCGTCATCGACGACCCGCTGAATCAGGGCGAGACCATGAACCACCATGTCAGTTACACCGGCTCAGCCGTCTCCATGTACACCCACACCGGCACTCATATTGATGCCCTCAACCACTTTGGCCTAGATGGCAGGATCTGGAACGGCTTTTCCGCCAGAGCGCATTTGGGTGACCGGGGCTGGCGTGTGGCGGGGGTGGAAAATTTCCCGCCCATCATCGCCCGCGGGGTGCTCATTGATATTCCCGCCGCCAAGGGCATGGATAAGCTGCCCGATGGCTACCGGGTCACCCGTCGGGACATCGAGACCGCGCTGGGCAAACAGAAAGTATCCCTGGAAGAAGGGGATGTGGTGCTGCTGCGCACCGGCCGCATGCAGAATTACGACAATGCTGGCCGCTACATGCACAACCCGCCGGGGCTGGGCTATCACGCTGCCCGCTATCTGGTGGAAACCGCCGGAGCCATGGTGATCGGCGCGGACAACCTCAGCCTGGAAGCCTTCCCCTCCGAACTGGAAAGCGACTATGTGCCCGTGCACACCTATCTGCTCGCCGAACAGGGTACCCCCATTATCGAATTGGCTTACCTGGAAGAGCTGGCACGCGACCAGGTCTACGAATTTGCCTTTATCGGCAGCCCGCTGAAATTTCGCGGTGCAGATGCCGCCCCCTTGCGACCCACCGCCTTACCCATCCGCTGATCAAGGAGAACCCTCATGAACGCCCTGCTCACTCGCCACAGCACCCTACCCGTCGATCCGCTGTTCCTGGCTCGCTGGTCCCCCCGCGCCTTTGACGGCGTCGCCCTGCCCGAGGAAGACCTGCTAACCCTGTTCGAAGCGGCACGCTGGGCCCCCTCTGCGTATAACAAGCAGCCCTGGCGCTTTCTCTATGCCCTTCGTGGCGATGCCCACTGGGCCACCTTCGTGGCGTTGCTGGATCCATTCAACGCCAGCTGGGCACAGGATGCCGGTGCCCTGATCTTCCTGCTCAGCGATTCCAACAGCCCGACCCACCGTTTTGATGCGGGTGCGGCCTGGAGCCATCTGGCCCTGCAAGCTCACCAGCTGGGTTACCAGGCCCATGCCATGGGAGGCATCCACCACAGCGCCGTCCGTAACGAGCTGGCCGTGCCAAAGCATCTGCATGTGGAAATCGGCATTGCCGTGGGCGCTCTTGGAGATCCGACCTCCTTGCCAGACACCCTGCGCAGAGAGATACCCAGCGACCGCTTGCCCCTGGATCAATTGATCAACCGTGGACGCTACTGATGATCATCACCCGAGATACCCGCTTTCTGCTGCTGGCCTCAGGCATGCTGCTGGGTTTTACCTTCCCGCTGGCCAAACTGGCAGGCATCGCCCAGATGCCCGCCATGACCTGGGTAATACTCAACTCGCTCGGCGCCAGCCTTACCCTGCTGACACTGCTGATGCTGACAGGCGGTCTTGAGTTACCCCGGGGCCGGCAATGGCGCTACGCTCTGATTACCGGCCCCATCACGTTTGCCAGCCCCAGCCTGCTGGTGTTTCTGGTCGTGCCACAGGTGGGTGCTGGTTACAGCGGCATCATGTTTGCCCTGTCCCCTGTCCTCACCCTCACACTGACCCGACTTGCGGGCATGGGCACGTTGGGAAGGCAGAAAACCCTGGGCCTGCTGCTCGGTCTTGGGGGCGCTGCCGGCATCAGCCTCACCCGAGGCAGCCTCGGTGCACCTGCAGAAGCACTCTGGCTTGCTCTTGCCGCCCTGATCCCGCTTGCCCTCGCCGCTGGCAACCTCTACCGCACACTGGACTGGCCCGGCCAGGCGTCTCCGGAACTGCTGGCATTCTGGAGCCATACCCTGGCCGTGATCCTCTACGCTAGTGCAGCCCTCATTTTCGGCAACGAGGCTATCTGGAAAAGCGCCGTAGATAACCCGCAACTGGCCGCAGGGCATCTGGCCCTGGCAGGCCTCATTGCGCCACTGATATTCCGGCTGCAAAGGTTCGGTGGCCCGGTACTACTCAGCCAGACCGGCTATGTCGCCGCGGGTACCAGTTTGCTGATTGCCAGCGTGTGGATGAGGGAGTCTTACCCGCTAACGGCCTGGCTCTCAGCGCTGGTGATTCTGATCGGGATGGTGATCAGCCTGTGGCCGAAGGCAAGCAAGCCGGTGATCTGTCAGGATGCGTAAGACAGGCCAGCGGCCTCGCCGCTCATGCTCGCAGCAAGGCCTGAATCCGTTATCCGCGCACCCCGGTCAGGCGGTTATTTTCTGGGGAACCAGGGGAAAAACCGGTTGGTGGTTTTCTGGTACTGCTGATAGTCAGGTCTTTTCCTCACCGAATAATATTCGGCAGGAACGGCGCCAGTGAGATACACCAGGGTGATATACATCATCAGTGAAGCTGCAGCCCCACCGACACCAAGTACGATCCAGGTGAACAGGGCTTCAGCGTGCAGCAATAACCACCATGAGGGAATCGCCGCGATCACAATCCCCGTCCACACAAGCCATTCTGAAAAGTAATTGGGGTGGCGGCTGTACTTCCAGAGCCCCACGTTACACACACCGCCCCTGTTGTTGGCGATAAAGCGCAGCTTCTGTACATCGGCCGTAGACTCAAGCAAATAAGCCAGCAGCCAGATACCAATACCGACCCCTTCCAGCAGATGGATTGTGCCCTCCCCATTCACCGACAACAGGAAGCCTGGAATAGCCAGCACGGAAACGTTAGCGAGGCCTTGTGCCAGTATCTCTGCCTGCATATGAAAACGAACATGTTTCTTGCCGCCGTCTTCAAGCAACATCCGGCGGTATTCATAACGGGGGAACTCCGTTTGAAAGATCACACCCGTCGCCCGGGCCATCGTTAGCGCCCCCAAGCCCATTCTCAGACCAATCAGCAGATACACGCCTGCCACACAGAATCTGCGGAAGGGTTCACCATCGCCCAGCAGGGCAATTTGCACGCCAGTCAACGCGACGCCGAATGGCCAGGCAATATCCACAAATGACATACGCCCGGTTTTCATGAAAGGCAGCCATGCAACCAGGCCAAACAAGACCAGCTGCACGGCACCATTGATCAGCAAAAGATCGGCAAGCGCAGTGTTACCCGAGGAAATGGCCACTGCCCAGATGGCGCTGAAAGCTACACAATACCGGTCCAAAGCTCACCAGACTCATCCCTCTGTGATGTCAACGGGTACATCGGGGATCTCCCCAAACAGTCTATGGTTATCGGCCACATCACACTGTTGTTGTTTTACTGCGAATTTGGACGCAATTGCTCCCCATTGCCTAACGGAAATGCTCACGAACAAATTGATCCAGTTCAGCCACCGAGGTGATCACATGGAGAGTTTTACCGGTTGAAAGTGTCTTCAGGCGGGAAAGAAAAGCCTCATTCCAAAAAGCCGGAGAGAGCCTCAGCACCTTGTAACTCTCCAGCGTCCCTTTGAGAACCGAACTCCCCTCCGGCCAGCCTTCGGGTTTTACGAACAGCCCCTTCAGCAAACGCTTGGTCACAAACCAGTAGCTGGCCAGATAGGGCAAATCCACATAAACCAATGTATCGGCGGCCTCCAATCGTTGATGAAATGCCGCCAGCGGGCCGAAACCCTCGATGATCCAGTGCTCCGAAGCCAGTATCCTGGCGTGCGATTCGTCAAATATCGCACGGGCTACCCGTTCACCATTAGGTTGGTACACCAGTGAATCCAATGCGTACAGAGGCAAACCCGATGCAGACGCTAGCGCTTTACTCAATGTGGATTTCCCACTGCCAGGCTTGCCAAAAACCGCGACCTTCTTCATCCGTCCTCCTGAAATAACCATTCCCAAGAGGCAGAAACAACAAACCCACCTCATGGGTGGGTTTGAAAGCAAAGACACGCCAAACCGCACCACCCCCCTATGGGATGATGATAATTCGCTGCGCGCTTTGCTTAAGATTTGAATTCATGGTTTGATCATTCTTGAAGGTCACTGGATTGTCAATCCGGGAACCCGCTTCACAAGAGATGACCTAATAACCCAGTATTTTATTGACCTCACGATCACAGGCATCAATCTTTGCTGCCCTGATCTAGCATTTTTGACTGCCTTTCATAAGCCGCAGACAGGCCTTCACTGACCCTTTTTCCGCGAGTGGCAGGTTTTACCACTTCCTTGATACGCCGAATGATGAAATTTCGCTTTCCTGGAGGAATATCCATAAAGGCGTCCACCAAACCCTCCGTCTCCAGCATCTCCAACAAGTCTTCAGGAATCTCAACGTCTCCGGGATCAACTACCACAAAATCCAATCGGACCTTGTCACCTTCTCGGGTATTCGTGAGCTTACGCACACTGGCCTTGATACGAATGTAGTGCTGCCCACCACCCACAGGGAAAAGGCTAACCTGAAATGGTGCTGAATCATTGACGCAGGCCTCGACTAACACTGGGCCTTTGGTGCCCAGAGCCTCCGTAATATCCGAAGGGACAGGAACCGCGCAGTAATTCATGCCTTCGGCCCAGTTCTCCAACACCGCCTCAAAAGAAAAGCGCTTGCCGACAAGAGTGGGGTTAACCATGTTTTCTTCCTTGATTTGACGCCTGTCCGAGACCTAATAAACCTGAAACCATAACCTTGGCGAGCCTCACTATAGAACTATATTCATTAGCCTCTAATGTGAAATGAAAGACTTGCTAAGCATGCACCCTTCGGGGCTTGTATCGTGCACCTCGATGCACGATGCAAGACCTCGTATCATGCAGGCCCTTGTTAAGCTATTTCGCTAACACCTTCTTTCTTTTTGAAAAAAACCTTTGATGCTACAGAACAGCCAATAAGGATTATGAACCAGTAAGCCCCTGCACTTGATGCTGTCTCAACAGATACAGGAAATACTGCAAGGGCAATAAAGCCCAGCAGTAGTGAAAACACCTGGATGAGGCTTTTCCACAACTTCTTTGTCACCTTGCTAGCCCTGTAGAAGCCGGCTAAAACAATAAAAGTTCCCAAAGCTGCCAGACCCAACGCAATAAAATCCATTTTTCTTCTCCTTTATTTATGCTTAACGCCATGCTCAGCCGGCGCGTCAGCGATCGGCTGGAGCTTCTTGTTATGACTTTTTGAAAAACCTTTTAGCCGCTTCATCGATAGCACGGAAAACACCAGCCAAAATATCTAGCCACAAAGGCATTACCATGACAGCACAGAGCCAAAGCAAAACTCCAGGAGCAACCAAAGGATACAAGAGCACCTCTTTAATCGTTCCCTCTAGGCTAATTATTGCCACCAATCCTACAAGGTAAGAGACAACACAGCCCAACACTAGCACGGGAGGAACAATCCAATTCTCAAACCTAGGCAGCCTGCGCAACCTATCATTGGCCCACAGGGCAGCCACAGACAAAAAAATTATTCCTGCAACCCAAGATGCAACAAGCCATTCAGTAGTCATAACAACGTATTAATTAGAAC from Alcanivorax sp. includes the following:
- a CDS encoding nitroreductase family protein; this translates as MNALLTRHSTLPVDPLFLARWSPRAFDGVALPEEDLLTLFEAARWAPSAYNKQPWRFLYALRGDAHWATFVALLDPFNASWAQDAGALIFLLSDSNSPTHRFDAGAAWSHLALQAHQLGYQAHAMGGIHHSAVRNELAVPKHLHVEIGIAVGALGDPTSLPDTLRREIPSDRLPLDQLINRGRY
- a CDS encoding cyclase family protein; amino-acid sequence: MHQTRHDLTRTLCALLLVATALPATAEQRQPGTSPWGPDDEIGRLNLMTDQSRAQILSRIHGGKSYDLSVEFFIGMPSWQAAGDPHYRIWMTHTPHGTVIDDPLNQGETMNHHVSYTGSAVSMYTHTGTHIDALNHFGLDGRIWNGFSARAHLGDRGWRVAGVENFPPIIARGVLIDIPAAKGMDKLPDGYRVTRRDIETALGKQKVSLEEGDVVLLRTGRMQNYDNAGRYMHNPPGLGYHAARYLVETAGAMVIGADNLSLEAFPSELESDYVPVHTYLLAEQGTPIIELAYLEELARDQVYEFAFIGSPLKFRGADAAPLRPTALPIR
- a CDS encoding LysR family transcriptional regulator; the encoded protein is MLEEIRNFVAVVQAGSFTRAAEELEASRSVISKRLSQLEDQLGVRLLNRTTRRLSLTEAGEQFYQACSSSLGSIEAAVDEVRSLNREPRGRLYVNLPMSFGILHVAPLIPRFMAAFPLVQVELNFDDRKVDMIDPGFDVSIRVGELDDSSLAARWLGHFQHLIVASPAYLKANGSPVVPQDLTQHRIASFRLQNSALEWSFTDPHGNSEVVTLAGDIVANNSLAVKEIVLGGGGIARMPSFYVEKEVETGSLTRLFPALATTAGSMYAVFPKREYMPAKTRAFIDFLVEALAPSFESH
- a CDS encoding DUF1295 domain-containing protein, yielding MAISSGNTALADLLLINGAVQLVLFGLVAWLPFMKTGRMSFVDIAWPFGVALTGVQIALLGDGEPFRRFCVAGVYLLIGLRMGLGALTMARATGVIFQTEFPRYEYRRMLLEDGGKKHVRFHMQAEILAQGLANVSVLAIPGFLLSVNGEGTIHLLEGVGIGIWLLAYLLESTADVQKLRFIANNRGGVCNVGLWKYSRHPNYFSEWLVWTGIVIAAIPSWWLLLHAEALFTWIVLGVGGAAASLMMYITLVYLTGAVPAEYYSVRKRPDYQQYQKTTNRFFPWFPRK
- a CDS encoding DMT family transporter, whose amino-acid sequence is MIITRDTRFLLLASGMLLGFTFPLAKLAGIAQMPAMTWVILNSLGASLTLLTLLMLTGGLELPRGRQWRYALITGPITFASPSLLVFLVVPQVGAGYSGIMFALSPVLTLTLTRLAGMGTLGRQKTLGLLLGLGGAAGISLTRGSLGAPAEALWLALAALIPLALAAGNLYRTLDWPGQASPELLAFWSHTLAVILYASAALIFGNEAIWKSAVDNPQLAAGHLALAGLIAPLIFRLQRFGGPVLLSQTGYVAAGTSLLIASVWMRESYPLTAWLSALVILIGMVISLWPKASKPVICQDA
- a CDS encoding YdeI/OmpD-associated family protein, giving the protein MVNPTLVGKRFSFEAVLENWAEGMNYCAVPVPSDITEALGTKGPVLVEACVNDSAPFQVSLFPVGGGQHYIRIKASVRKLTNTREGDKVRLDFVVVDPGDVEIPEDLLEMLETEGLVDAFMDIPPGKRNFIIRRIKEVVKPATRGKRVSEGLSAAYERQSKMLDQGSKD
- a CDS encoding adenylate kinase, producing MKKVAVFGKPGSGKSTLSKALASASGLPLYALDSLVYQPNGERVARAIFDESHARILASEHWIIEGFGPLAAFHQRLEAADTLVYVDLPYLASYWFVTKRLLKGLFVKPEGWPEGSSVLKGTLESYKVLRLSPAFWNEAFLSRLKTLSTGKTLHVITSVAELDQFVREHFR